The DNA region CCCCCACAGGACGAAGGTCCAGTTGGCGCCGTGCCATAGGCCGGAGACCAGCATGGTGATGACGACGTTGCGGATGCGCAGCCAGCGCGTGCGGCTGCCGCCCATCGGCACATAGACATAGTCGCGGAACCAGCTCGACAGCGAGATGTGCCAGCGGCGCCAGAAATCGCGCATGCCGGTGGAGAAATAGGGCCGGGCGAAATTCTGGCACATGGTGTAGCCGAAGATCTGCGCCAGCCCGATGGCGATTAGCCGCCTTTATTCACCAGGGTGGCGAGCGGTCTGGTCGCCGCGTTGAGATGATCAACGTTGGGCTGTATGGGCGCGCGTCGTCGGCCGCCGCGCTGACGGCGGCGTGACGGTGTCGGAGTTGGTGGTGGAGGGGATTGGGTGACGGCTGGGGCACGCTGCCCCGGTGCTCAGCAGATGAGCCGGGGCATGCGGCCGAGGGCGAGGTGGATGATCGCCTGATCAGGCGCGCTGGTCGGCAGGTGCACCTTGATCTGCGTCTTCATCTCCACGATACGCGCGGCGGTCTTCACCAAGCGCAGCCGCAAGGTGTCGAATTGCACCGTGCGCCAGCGGGAGCGTTTCGGCATCAGCGAGCGCAGGCTCCACAGCAGCCAGTACGCCCCGGCGTGCAGGAACAGGCGGAACTGGTTGGCCGTCGCCTTGGTGCAGGAGGTCCGGTCTGCGGCAAGGTGGGATTTCCAGGCTTTTATATGATTTTCCGCCTGTCCCCTCGCGCAATACAGGCCGGCATACAGCCAGCGACCCGTGCCGTGGCGTAGGTTGGTGACGATGAAGCGGCTGTCGGTGCCCTGGTCTCCTGCCTCGACGCGCGCGACGATGCGGCGGACCCGGCTCCAGGTGCTGGCCCCGTCATAGAATTCCTTGAAGCGGCGCACCTTGTCGGCTCCGGGCATGGCCTGGAAGCGCGCCGCGGTGCTGGCCTCCAGCGTGGTGACGTGACGGCGCAGTGTGCTGCTGGTCGGCAGACCGAGCACGTAGTCGAGCCCCTCCGCCTCGCACCAGTCCAGCACCTCCGGGCAGGCGTAATGGCCGTCGGCGCGCAGCAGGATCTCGGTCTTGGGCCAGTTTGCCCGAATGGCGCGGAGCAGGCGACGCAGGAAGGTCCGGATCTCCGTCCCCTTGGGCCGCTTGGCTGGGCGCAGCACAGCGGTGACAAAGCGGCCGTTGCCGTCGAAGACAACGATGGGCTGGAAGCCGTACTCGTCATAATGGGCGTTGAACAGGCGCAACTGCTGACCGCCATGCACCGTGTCGAAGGTGTCGTCTACATCCAGCACGATGCGCTTGGGCACCTGGCGAAAGGACGCGCAGTAGAGATCGACCATGGCTCGGCCCATGCGCAGCAGTGCGCGGGTATCCGGCAGGTTCTCCAGGCGCGAGATGGTGGCTTGCGAGCAAAGGTCACGCTCGGACGGCAGGCGTTCCAGGGCCATCTTGAACAGCGGGTCGGAGCGTAGGCTGCCGGCGTCGTTGCCGTCCTCGTAGCCCGCCGCGATGGCCAGCAGGCGAAAGCCGATGATGTCGGCCAGCGAATGCACGGTGCGCGTTGGATCGCGCGGGTCCTCAATACAGGCGGCCAGCCGATCGGCAATCCGCAGCCGCTTCGCCACCTCCCGCAGCACCAGCAGCCCGCCATCGGAGGACAGGCGGCCGCCATCAAAGCGCCCGATCACCGGCTTTCCAGCAACGGGTGACAGGCCGGGCAGCGGCAGGGTATGATCAACCATGGCGGGTGGGCGCTCCGGAAACGGCAGGAGTTGGCGTCAGCACCCAAATCCTACGGCCGCTCAACGGATGCCGCTACACCCGCCAACCCTCATGAATTTTCCCGGTTAGCGAATAGCCGGCGAAGTCGCCATAGATCTGCAAGGA from Azospirillum sp. B510 includes:
- a CDS encoding IS1380-like element ISAzs3 family transposase, translating into MVDHTLPLPGLSPVAGKPVIGRFDGGRLSSDGGLLVLREVAKRLRIADRLAACIEDPRDPTRTVHSLADIIGFRLLAIAAGYEDGNDAGSLRSDPLFKMALERLPSERDLCSQATISRLENLPDTRALLRMGRAMVDLYCASFRQVPKRIVLDVDDTFDTVHGGQQLRLFNAHYDEYGFQPIVVFDGNGRFVTAVLRPAKRPKGTEIRTFLRRLLRAIRANWPKTEILLRADGHYACPEVLDWCEAEGLDYVLGLPTSSTLRRHVTTLEASTAARFQAMPGADKVRRFKEFYDGASTWSRVRRIVARVEAGDQGTDSRFIVTNLRHGTGRWLYAGLYCARGQAENHIKAWKSHLAADRTSCTKATANQFRLFLHAGAYWLLWSLRSLMPKRSRWRTVQFDTLRLRLVKTAARIVEMKTQIKVHLPTSAPDQAIIHLALGRMPRLIC